From the Terriglobia bacterium genome, one window contains:
- a CDS encoding cytochrome c family protein yields MKLLGSLSLLSHIPYAAGGFVLFFVLGGAGFVGLQHAATRKQPIAFNHAKHVSNGVACADCHAGVQTQAKATLPSVDVCIGCHQVALTSSAEEERIRTVAAAGQELNWVPLTQTAPYVFFSHRRHVAVAHLPCAECHGPMEQATRPPERPFRVFNMAACISCHQQNRVNADCNDCHR; encoded by the coding sequence GTGAAGCTGCTGGGTTCGCTATCGCTGCTGAGCCATATCCCGTACGCAGCGGGAGGCTTTGTCCTGTTCTTCGTCCTGGGTGGAGCGGGCTTCGTTGGTTTACAACACGCGGCGACGCGCAAACAGCCGATCGCGTTTAACCACGCCAAGCACGTCAGCAACGGCGTGGCCTGCGCGGACTGCCACGCCGGTGTGCAAACGCAGGCGAAGGCGACTCTCCCATCGGTTGACGTTTGCATCGGTTGCCACCAGGTAGCACTGACCTCCAGCGCGGAGGAAGAACGGATTCGTACCGTCGCGGCGGCCGGCCAGGAGTTGAACTGGGTGCCGTTGACGCAAACGGCTCCGTACGTTTTCTTCTCTCACCGCCGACATGTCGCGGTAGCACACCTGCCGTGCGCCGAATGTCACGGCCCCATGGAACAAGCAACCAGGCCGCCGGAGCGCCCGTTTCGCGTCTTCAATATGGCGGCCTGTATCAGTTGTCACCAGCAGAATCGAGTTAATGCGGACTGCAATGATTGCCATCGTTAA